In Sorghum bicolor cultivar BTx623 chromosome 10, Sorghum_bicolor_NCBIv3, whole genome shotgun sequence, one genomic interval encodes:
- the LOC8065506 gene encoding protein CELLULOSE SYNTHASE INTERACTIVE 1: protein MAAALAWRFNGTNGGAHGSGDLERHVDKVQDSEPPTPMSVMKMGKNRVNVEDEETLSSVAQCIEQLRQSSSSSQEKESSLKQLLDLVQTRDTAFGAVGSHSQAVPILVSLLRSGPSGVKMLAATVLGSLCKEEELRVKVLLGGCIPPLLALLRSKSAESQTAAAKTIYAVSQGGIRDHVGSKIFSTENVVPVLWEQLKISLKNESLVDGLLTGALKNLSKNTEGFWSATVQCGGVDILIKLVSSGQTNTLANACYLLGSLMMEDSSVCSKVLSGETTKQLLKLLGPGNETSIRAEAAGALKFLSAQSKEARRQIANSNGIPALINATIAPSKEFMQGESAQALQENAMCALANISGGLSYVISSLGESLESCSSPAQIADTLGALASALMIYDTNAESTSASDPVDIEKTLLKQFKPKVPFLVQERIIEALASLYGNPVLCKTLADSDAKRLLVGLITMAATEVQEDLTKSLFALCKKDCDLWQALQGREGVQLLISLLGLSSEQQQECAVALLALLSKENDESKWAITAAGGIPPLVQILETGSPKAKEDSATILGNLCNHSEDIRACVESADAVPALLWLLKNGSDNGKEIASKTLNHLIHKSDTGTISQLSALLTSEQPESKVYVLDALKSLLSVAPVNDILHEGSAANDAVETMIKILSSPKEETQATSATALAGLFHCRKDLRETHIAVKTLWSVMKLLDMQSNKILMGASCCLAAVFLSIKQNKEVAAIGRDALTPLVSLANSSVIEVAEQATRALANLFLDQELSLQVSFEEILFRVTRVLREGTIDGRTHAAAAIARLLQCRTINQPLSDTINRSGSVLALAGLLEAANGEAAATSEVLDALVLLSRSKASSGHTKAPWAVLAENPHTILPLVSCIADAAASLQDKAIEVVSRLCSDQHDVVGGLVSETPGCISSITRRIIGSNMLKVKVGGCALLVCAAKENCQKQIEVLNDASLYIQLIHSLIGMIHMANMPAENVSSESISDIRISRHSKENNSDGETVCRTAVISGNMIPLWLLAVFSRHDSKTRAELLEAGAVEMLTEKISQNAFQYVGEEDSTSWVCSLLLALLFQEREIIRSNSALHSIPVLSNLLRSDEPAYRYFAAQALSSLVCNGSRGTLLAVANSGAAIGLISLLGCADVDIADLLELSEEFMLVPNPDQIALERLFRVDDIRVGATSRKSIPLLVDLLKPIPERPGAPFLALGLLTQLAVDCPPNMQLMAEAGILEALTKYLSLSPQDATEEATTELLGILFSSPEIRHHESALGVVNQLVAVLRLGGRNSRYSAAKALESLFFADHVRNSESARQAIQPLVEILSTGMEREQHAAISALVRLLSDNPSRALAVADVEMNAVDVMCRILSSDCSVELKGDAAELCCVLFTNTRIRSTMAAARCVEPLVGLLVSEANPAQLSVVRALDRLLDDEQLAELVAAHGAVIPLVGLLYGKNYMLHEAVARALVKLGKDRPACKLEMVKAGVIESILDILHDAPDFLCIALSEMLRILTNNATIAKGPSAAKVVQPLFSLLSKADMGPEGQYSTLQVLVNILEHPECRADYNLTPRQTIEPVITLLNSSPPAVQQLAAELLSHLLLEDHLQKDTTTEQAITPLIQVLSSGLPNLQQRAIKALANLAIAWPNTIAKEGGVFELSKVLLQSDPPLPHVVWESAASVLSSILQYSTEFFLEVPVAVLVQLLRSGTESTVVGALNALLVLESDDSTSAEAMAESGAVEALLDLLRSHQCEETAARLIEALLNNVRIREAKAAKNAIAPLSMYLLDPQTQSQQGRLLAALALGDLFQNEGLARSTDAVAACRALVNLLEDQPTEEMKVVAICALQNLVMYSRANKRAVAESGGVQVLLDLISSSNPDTSVQAAMFVKLLFNNHTIQEYATSETVRVITASIEKDIWASGSANEEYLKALNALLSNFPRLRVTEPATLCIPHLVTSLKTGSEATQEAALDSLYLLRQAWSACPAEVFKAQSVAASEAIPLLQYLIQSGPPRFQEKAELLLQCLPGTLTVTIKRGNNLRQSVGNPSAFCKLTLGNNPARLTKIVSTGATPEWDEAFAWAFDSPPKGQKLHISCKNNSKFGKKSFGKVTIQIDRVVMLGSVAGEYTLLPESKSGPNRNLEIEFQWSNK, encoded by the exons ATGGCGGCGGCACTGGCGTGGCGGTTCAATGGAACCAATGGCGGCGCCCATGGCAGCGGAGATCTG GAAAGGCATGTGGACAAAGTTCAAGACTCAGAGCCACCGACTCCTATGTCAGTCATGAAAATGGGCAA GAACCGAGTTAATGTGGAGGATGAGGAGACACTTTCAAGCGTTGCTCAGTGTATTGAGCAGCTACGGCAGAGTTCTTCATCATCACAGGAGAAAGAGAGCTCTTTGAAGCAGTTATTAGATCTTGTTCAAACTCGTGATACTGCATTCGGAGCTGTTGGATCGCATTCACAGGCTGTTCCAATACTTGTATCTCTCCTTAGGTCTGGACCATCTGGAGTTAAGATGCTGGCTGCCACTGTTCTTGGGTCTCTTTGCAAGGAAGAGGAGTTAAGGGTGAAAGTCTTACTTGGTGGTTGCATCCCTCCATTGCTTGCTCTTCTCAGATCGAAGTCAGCTGAAAGCCAAACTGCAGCTGCCAAAACCATCTATGCAGTTTCACAAGGTGGGATAAGGGATCATGTTGGATCAAAGATTTTCTCTACGGAAAATGTTGTTCCTGTACTGTGGGAGCAGCTTAAAATTAGTCTCAAGAATGAGAGTTTGGTGGATGGCCTTCTAACTGGAGCACTGAAGAATTTATCAAAGAATACAGAGGGGTTTTGGTCAGCAACTGTGCAATGTGGTGGAGTTGATATACTTATAAAGCTGGTTAGTTCTGGACAAACAAATACCCTTGCAAATGCTTGCTATCTTCTTGGGTCTTTGATGATGGAAGACTCTTCTGTTTGTTCTAAAGTTTTATCTGGAGAAACAACAAAGCAGCTCTTAAAGTTACTTGGTCCTGGCAATGAAACTTCTATTAGAGCTGAGGCTGCTGGGGCTCTCAAGTTCCTTTCTGCACAGAGTAAAGAGGCCAGACGTCAGATAGCTAATTCTAATGGTATTCCTGCTCTTATAAATGCTACTATTGCTCCATCAAAAGAGTTCATGCAAGGTGAATCTGCTCAAGCATTGCAAGAGAATGCAATGTGTGCATTAGCAAATATATCTGGTGGTTTGTCCTATGTAATCTCAAGCCTTGGTGAGAGTCTCGAGTCATGTTCTTCACCTGCACAAATTGCAGATACTCTTGGTGCCTTGGCCTCAGCCTTGATGATATATGACACAAATGCGGAATCTACCAGTGCTTCTGATCCTGTTGACATTGAGAAGACACTGTTGAAGCAGTTTAAGCCTAAGGTTCCCTTCCTTGTGCAAGAGCGCATAATTGAAGCTTTGGCTAGCTTGTATGGTAACCCTGTTCTCTGCAAGACACTAGCAGATTCTGATGCAAAACGCTTGCTTGTTGGTTTAATAACCATGGCAGCTACTGAGGTGCAAGAGGACCTCACAAAATCACTTTTTGCTCTCTGCAAGAAGGATTGTGACCTATGGCAAGCTCTGCAAGGCCGTGAAGGTGTCCAGCTATTGATTTCTTTACTTGGTCTTTCGTCAGAACAGCAGCAGGAATGTGCTGTTGCTCTGCTTGCGCTCCTTTCAAAGGAGAACGATGAGAGCAAATGGGCTATCACTGCTGCTGGTGGCATACCTCCACTTGTTCAAATTTTGGAAACTGGATCTCCCAAAGCTAAAGAAGATTCAGCAACCATCCTTGGCAATTTATGCAATCACAGTGAAGACATAAGAGCATGTGTTGAAAGTGCTGATGCTGTTCCTGCTTTACTATGGCTTCTGAAAAATGGAAGTGATAATGGCAAGGAGATAGCTTCTAAAACACTGAATCATCTCATCCACAAATCAGATACAGGGACTATTAGTCAGTTATCTGCTCTCTTAACAAGTGAACAACCTGAGTCAAAAGTTTATGTTCTGGATGCTTTGAAAAGCTTGCTTTCTGTTGCACCAGTTAATGATATTCTACATGAGGGAAGTGCAGCAAATGATGCGGTTGAGACAATGATTAAAATTCTAAGCTCACCCAAGGAAGAGACTCAGGCTACATCAGCAACTGCTCTTGCTGGTCTATTTCATTGCCGCAAGGACCTGCGAGAAACTCATATTGCAGTGAAGACACTTTGGTCGGTCATGAAGCTGCTTGATATGCAGTCTAACAAAATACTAATGGGGGCCTCATGTTGCCTTGCTGCTGTTTTTCTTTCAATTAAGCAAAATAAGGAGGTTGCTGCAATTGGCCGTGATGCCTTAACCCCACTTGTCTCACTTGCAAATTCTTCAGTTATTGAAGTGGCAGAACAAGCAACTAGAGCTTTGGCAAATCTTTTCCTTGATCAGGAATTATCCCTCCAGGTGTCTTTTGAAGAAATTCTCTTCCGTGTAACACGTGTGCTAAGAGAAGGAACTATTGATGGAAGAACTCATGCAGCCGCAGCAATAGCTCGTCTTTTACAGTGCCGAACTATTAATCAGCCACTTTCAGATACTATTAACCGCTCTGGGTCTGTCCTTGCTCTAGCTGGGCTCTTGGAAGCTGCCAATGGTGAAGCTGCTGCAACATCAGAAGTTCTTGATGCTTTGGTGCTGTTATCGCGATCAAAGGCGTCAAGTGGGCACACCAAGGCTCCCTGGGCAGTTCTTGCAGAAAACCCCCACACGATACTTCCCCTTGTTTCATGTATTGCTGATGCTGCAGCTTCCTTACAAGATAAAGCCATAGAAGTTGTGTCAAGGCTCTGTTCTGACCAACATGATGTTGTTGGTGGTCTGGTTTCTGAAACTCCAGGTTGCATATCATCCATCACACGGCGCATCATTGGCTCCAACATGCTTAAAGTTAAGGTTGGTGGATGTGCTCTTCTCGTCTGTGCTGCTAAAGAGAATTGCCAGAAGCAAATAGAGGTTCTGAATGATGCAAGTCTGTATATTCAACTAATTCATTCTTTAATTGGTATGATCCATATGGCAAACATGCCTGCTGAAAATGTCAGCAGTGAAAGCATATCAGATATTAGAATTTCCAGACACTCCAAAGAAAACAACAGTGATGGTGAAACTGTGTGCCGTACTGCTGTAATCTCAGGCAACATGATTCCACTATGGCTACTTGCTGTCTTTTCTCGTCATGACAGCAAAACAAGAGCAGAACTCCTAGAAGCGGGAGCAGTTGAAATGCTCACCGAGAAGATTTCACAAAATGCATTCCAATATGTG GGTGAAGAAGATAGCACCTCATGGGTCTGTTCCTTGCTTCTTGCTTTGCTATTCCAAGAAAGAGAGATAATTCGATCAAACTCAGCATTGCATTCCATTCCTGTGCTCTCAAACTTGTTAAGGTCAGATGAGCCAGCATACAGGTACTTTGCTGCACAAGCTTTGTCAAGTCTGGTCTGCAATGGTAGCAGAGGAACTCTTCTGGCTGTTGCTAATTCTGGTGCAGCCATTGGACTTATATCTTTGCTTGGATGTGCTGATGTGGATATAGCTGATCTTTTGGAATTATCAGAGGAATTCATGTTGGTGCCTAACCCTGATCAAATTGCATTAGAGAGGCTATTCAGAGTTGATGATATCAGGGTTGGTGCAACTTCTAGAAAATCTATTCCTCTTCTTGTTGATCTACTTAAACCCAttcctgagagacctggtgctccTTTCTTGGCCTTGGGTCTTCTGACCCAGTTAGCTGTAGATTGCCCCCCAAACATGCAGCTAATGGCTGAAGCTGGAATCCTAGAAGCACTTACCAAATACTTATCTCTTAGCCCACAAGATGCAACAGAAGAAGCTACAACTGAATTGCTGGGCATTCTTTTCAGTAGTCCAGAAATAAGGCACCATGAATCAGCACTTGGTGTTGTTAACCAACTTGTGGCAGTCCTACGTCTAGGAGGAAGGAATTCACGTTACAGTGCTGCAAAGGCATTAGAGAGTTTGTTTTTTGCTGACCATGTGAGGAACAGTGAGTCAGCTAGGCAAGCTATTCAACCGCTTGTGGAGATTCTGAGTACTGGCATGGAGAGGGAGCAGCATGCAGCTATATCAGCCCTTGTTAGGCTGCTTTCTGACAATCCTTCAAGAGCACTTGCGGTTGCGGATGTTGAGATGAATGCTGTAGATGTTATGTGCCGGATTCTTTCTTCTGACTGTTCAGTGGAGTTGAAAGGAGATGCTGCAGAACTATGCTGTGTTCTATTTACCAATACAAGGATCCGTTCCACAATGGCGGCAGCTCGTTGTGTGGAACCCCTGGTTGGTTTACTGGTTAGTGAAGCTAACCCTGCCCAGCTTTCTGTGGTTCGTGCATTGGATAGGCTTCTAGATGATGAGCAACTGGCAGAATTAGTGGCAGCACATGGGGCTGTTATTCCTCTTGTCGGGCTTTTGTATGGCAAAAACTACATGCTTCATGAGGCAGTTGCTAGAGCTTTGGTGAAACTTGGAAAGGACAGACCAGCTTGCAAATTGGAAATGGTCAAGGCTGGTGTAATTGAGAGCATTCTTGATATTCTCCATGACGCTCCAGATTTTCTTTGCATTGCATTGTCAGAAATGCTTCGAATATTGACAAACAATGCTACCATAGCAAAAGGTCCATCTGCAGCCAAAGTAGTACAACCTCTTTTCTCTTTGCTTTCTAAGGCGGACATGGGTCCTGAAGGGCAGTATAGCACATTGCAGGTTCTTGTGAATATTTTGGAGCATCCTGAATGCCGTGCTGATTATAACTTGACACCACGCCAAACTATTGAGCCAGTGATAACCTTACTGAATTCATCTCCACCAGCTGTGCAGCAATTAGCAGCAGAACTCCTATCACATCTTCTTCTAGAAGACCACCTCCAAAAGGATACAACAACAGAGCAGGCGATTACTCCTCTTATTCAAGTTCTTTCTTCAGGTTTGCCAAATTTACAGCAGAGAGCTATAAAAGCTCTTGCTAACCTTGCAATAGCTTGGCCAAATACAATTGCAAAGGAGGGTGGTGTTTTTGAGTTGTCCAAAGTGTTGTTGCAATCTGACCCGCCTTTGCCTCATGTTGTGTGGGAATCTGCAGCATCTGTATTGTCTAGCATTCTACAGTACAGTACAGAGTTTTTCCTTGAGGTACCTGTTGCAGTACTAGTGCAATTGCTCAGGTCAGGAACTGAAAGCACTGTTGTCGGTGCTTTGAATGCCCTTCTTGTATTGGAGAGTGATGACTCAACAAGTGCAGAAGCAATGGCTGAAAGTGGTGCTGTGGAAGCATTGCTTGATCTCTTGAGGAGTCATCAGTGTGAGGAAACTGCTGCCAGACTAATCGAGGCATTGCTGAACAATGTAAGAATAAGGGAGGCAAAGGCTGCTAAAAATGCTATTGCACCATTGTCCATGTACCTTCTGGATCCACAGACACAATCTCAACAGGGAAGATTGCTTGCTGCTCTTGCTCTTGGAGATCTTTTCCAAAATGAAGGTCTGGCTCGTTCTACTGATGCTGTTGCAGCATGCCGTGCTCTAGTCAATCTTCTTGAAGACCAACCAACTGAAGAGATGAAAGTGGTAGCAATTTGTGCCTTACAGAATCTAGTCATGTACAGCCGAGCAAATAAGAGAGCAGTTGCAGAATCCGGTGGTGTCCAGGTCCTGCTGGATCTTATCAGTTCAAGCAATCCTGACACTTCTGTTCAGGCAGCAATGTTTGTCAAACTTCTGTTCAATAATCACACTATCCAGGAGTATGCGACCAGTGAAACAGTCAGAGTTATAACTG CTTCTATTGAAAAGGATATATGGGCTTCTGGAAGTGCTAATGAAGAGTATCTCAAAGCACTTAATGCTTTGCTTAGTAACTTCCCTCGTCTGAGGGTCACTGAACCTGCCACATTGTGCATTCCTCATCTTGTAACATCCCTTAAAACTGGTTCTGAGGCAACTCAAGAAGCAGCACTAGATTCACTATATCTTCTCAGGCAAGCTTGGTCAGCTTGCCCAGCTGAAGTATTTAAAGCACAATCAGTCGCCGCATCAGAAGCTATCCCTCTACTTCAGTACTTGATACAGTCTGGCCCACCACGGTTTCAAGAAAAGGCTGAACTGCTTCTTCAATGCTTGCCTGGGACTCTTACTGTTACAATAAAACGTGGCAACAATCTAAGGCAATCAGTTGGAAATCCTAGTGCCTTCTGCAAGCTTACTCTTGGAAATAACCCGGCAAGGCTGACAAAG ATTGTCTCGACTGGCGCAACACCTGAATGGGATGAAGCCTTTGCATGGGCATTTGACAGTCCTCCCAAGGGCCAGAAGCTTCATATCTCCTGCAAAAACAACAGCAAATTTGGAAAG AAATCATTTGGTAAAGTGACGATCCAGATTGACAGGGTTGTTATGCTGGGGTCGGTCGCGGGAGAGTACACCCTGCTACCCGAGAGCAAAAGCGGCCCCAATAGGAACCTCGAAATCGAGTTCCAGTGGTCAAACAAATAA